Proteins from a single region of Polyangiaceae bacterium:
- the aspS gene encoding aspartate--tRNA ligase has protein sequence MARFIDELKRTHHNGALRATDIGSEVVLFGWVDSRRDHGNLIFIDLRDREGITQVVFDPNSKEAHDLAEQVRPEWVIGIRGTVRSRGEQFSKKENKMVSAANPNLATGEVEIVVSEATVFNRCETPPFEIRDNIDTREEVRLQYRYLDLRRPGLQRCLRMRHDINHATRNYLSSQGCLEIETPFLVKYTPGGARNFLVPSRLSPGKFYALAESPQIFKQLFMVAGYERYFQIVRCFRDEDLRLDRQPEFTQIDIEMSFVNQDDVFSLVEGLIFTVWKAALGVDLRELYPDGRFPRLRFDDSMRDYGNDKPDLRFGMKHQDLTELVVEHGGGGVPFWTPIAEKFKAGTYRKDLPAEIVKCMRVPADAGLSRTETDKLEQLAKSMGAAGLARAKVAADGGWTQSPFAKNVSDELRQAINARAEAKEGDVLIFQFGKASLVNTVLANLRVHLAKKLGLIPEVGHGNQWNFLWVVDPPLFEHDEDSGRWVAAHHAFTRPHDESVPLIDTDPGKVLCHRYDLVLNGFEIAGGSIRLHDPDVQAKVFSALGIKDEDAKEKFGFLLQALRYGAPPHGGIALGMDRLAMLLAGSDSIRDVIAFPKTQKGTDVMSDAPNAVSPEQLAELYVRSIAPET, from the coding sequence GTGGCCCGCTTCATCGACGAGCTGAAACGCACTCATCACAACGGCGCCCTGCGCGCCACGGACATCGGCAGCGAGGTCGTGCTGTTCGGCTGGGTCGACAGCCGCCGCGACCACGGGAACCTGATCTTCATCGATCTCCGAGATCGCGAGGGGATCACCCAGGTCGTGTTCGATCCGAATTCCAAGGAAGCCCACGATCTGGCGGAGCAAGTGCGCCCCGAGTGGGTGATTGGCATTCGCGGCACCGTGCGCTCCCGCGGCGAGCAGTTCTCCAAGAAGGAGAACAAGATGGTCTCCGCGGCGAACCCGAACCTGGCCACGGGCGAAGTGGAAATCGTGGTCAGCGAAGCCACGGTGTTCAACCGCTGCGAGACGCCGCCCTTCGAGATCCGCGACAACATCGACACGCGCGAAGAAGTTCGCCTGCAGTACCGCTACCTGGACTTGCGTCGCCCGGGTCTGCAGCGCTGTCTGCGCATGCGCCACGACATCAACCACGCCACTCGCAACTACCTGTCGAGCCAGGGCTGTCTGGAGATCGAGACGCCGTTCCTGGTGAAGTACACGCCCGGCGGTGCGCGCAACTTCTTGGTTCCTTCGCGCCTCAGCCCGGGAAAATTCTACGCGCTGGCGGAGAGCCCGCAGATCTTCAAGCAGCTGTTCATGGTGGCGGGCTACGAGCGCTACTTCCAGATCGTGCGCTGCTTCCGCGACGAGGACTTGCGCCTCGATCGCCAGCCGGAGTTCACCCAGATCGACATCGAGATGTCCTTCGTGAACCAGGACGACGTGTTTTCCCTGGTGGAAGGCCTGATCTTCACGGTGTGGAAGGCCGCGCTGGGCGTGGATCTGCGCGAGCTCTATCCCGACGGCCGCTTCCCGCGCCTGCGTTTCGACGACTCGATGCGGGACTACGGCAACGACAAGCCGGACCTGCGCTTCGGCATGAAGCACCAAGATCTGACCGAGCTGGTGGTGGAGCACGGCGGCGGCGGCGTTCCCTTCTGGACGCCGATTGCGGAGAAGTTCAAGGCGGGCACCTACCGCAAGGATCTGCCCGCAGAGATCGTCAAGTGCATGCGCGTGCCCGCCGACGCCGGCCTCTCGCGCACCGAGACCGACAAGCTGGAACAGCTGGCCAAGAGCATGGGCGCCGCCGGGCTTGCCCGCGCCAAGGTCGCCGCCGACGGAGGCTGGACGCAGTCGCCCTTCGCCAAGAACGTCTCGGACGAGCTGCGCCAAGCCATCAACGCGCGGGCCGAAGCCAAGGAAGGCGACGTCCTCATCTTTCAGTTCGGCAAGGCCAGCTTGGTCAACACCGTGCTCGCCAATCTGCGCGTGCACCTGGCCAAGAAGCTGGGACTCATTCCCGAGGTGGGTCACGGCAACCAGTGGAATTTCCTGTGGGTCGTCGATCCGCCGCTGTTCGAGCACGACGAGGACAGCGGGCGTTGGGTGGCCGCGCATCACGCCTTCACGCGCCCCCACGACGAGAGCGTGCCCCTCATCGACACCGACCCGGGCAAGGTGCTCTGCCACCGCTACGACTTGGTGCTGAACGGTTTCGAGATCGCTGGCGGCTCCATTCGTCTCCACGACCCCGACGTGCAGGCAAAGGTGTTTTCCGCCCTTGGCATCAAGGACGAGGATGCCAAGGAGAAGTTCGGCTTCTTGCTGCAGGCCTTGCGCTACGGCGCGCCGCCCCACGGCGGCATCGCCCTGGGCATGGATCGCCTAGCCATGCTGCTCGCCGGCAGCGACAGCATCCGCGACGTGATCGCGTTCCCGAAGACGCAAAAGGGCACGGACGTCATGAGCGACGCGCCCAACGCGGTCAGCCCGGAGCAACTAGCGGAACTCTACGTCCGCAGCATCGCGCCCGAGACCTGA